In Andreesenia angusta, a single genomic region encodes these proteins:
- a CDS encoding amino acid ABC transporter ATP-binding protein, with translation MIVVDKLNKKFGDLHVLKDVSEDIKKGEVVVVIGPSGSGKSTFLRCLNLLEQPTSGDIVFEGTNITGDKVNIDKIRQKMGMVFQQFNLFPHKTVLENITLAPIKLKGLSKEEADKIAFKLLKRIGLEDKADVYPNNLSGGQKQRIAIARALAMSPDVMLFDEPTSALDPEMVGEVLEVMKDLAKEGMTMVVVTHEMGFAKEVGDRVLFMDNGMIIEEGNPKELFENPKHERTKSFLAKVLV, from the coding sequence GTGATAGTGGTAGATAAGTTAAACAAGAAATTCGGAGATTTGCATGTGCTCAAAGATGTGAGCGAGGATATAAAAAAGGGAGAAGTTGTTGTTGTAATAGGGCCTAGTGGGTCGGGGAAGAGCACTTTCTTAAGATGTCTTAACCTTCTTGAACAGCCCACTTCAGGCGACATAGTGTTTGAAGGGACTAACATCACCGGCGACAAGGTAAATATCGACAAGATAAGACAGAAGATGGGGATGGTTTTCCAGCAGTTCAATTTGTTCCCGCATAAAACAGTGCTTGAGAACATAACACTGGCTCCAATAAAATTAAAAGGACTTAGCAAAGAGGAAGCCGACAAGATAGCTTTCAAGCTGCTTAAGCGAATAGGGCTTGAGGATAAGGCAGATGTATACCCTAACAATCTATCAGGAGGGCAGAAGCAGAGGATAGCTATAGCTAGAGCACTTGCCATGTCTCCAGATGTAATGCTGTTTGACGAGCCGACTTCGGCTCTTGACCCGGAGATGGTGGGGGAAGTTTTAGAGGTAATGAAGGACCTAGCCAAAGAGGGAATGACCATGGTGGTAGTTACACATGAGATGGGCTTTGCCAAAGAAGTTGGAGACAGAGTCCTGTTTATGGACAACGGAATGATAATAGAGGAAGGCAATCCTAAAGAGCTATTTGAAAACCCAAAGCACGAGAGGACCAAGTCCTTTCTGGCCAAAGTTCTAGTGTAG